ATGTAGGCTTGAACAGCACTTTTAACAGAGGAATTAGAGATCGTATCTATATGAACGCTATCCTTTAAATTTGGCTCAATACGAACATTAATCTTCGTAAGTTTTCCATCTTCGGAAACAATTGTAGCAAACGGGTAAAGAAATTTTAACGAGCCCAGACTAACTATTAAGAATGCTCCAATAATAAGTGATATAATTATTTTCTTCGTCTTTATCACCTCCTCAAATATATTTTACTACAAAAATTTTTTATCCCAAATTTGTAAGGTAATCGACTATTTCCTTAATGATGTATTCTGGTGTTGAAGTTCCTGAAACGATGCCAATTTTGTTAAAACCGGTAAGGTCGTATTTTTTTAATTCTTGAACATCTTCGACAAAAAAAGTATTTGGATTAACCTTCCTTGCAATCTCATAAAGCCTGTTGGTATTTGCAGAATGCCTTCCACCGACAACAATTACACAGTCAACACTCCTTGCAATTTCGTATGCCTCTTCCTGCCTTTTTACGGTTTCAGGGCAAATTGTATCAAAAAACCTGAATTCAAAGGAATGTTCAAGAAAAAATTTTGCGGTATCTAGCGCAAGGGATCTTGAAACAGTCGATTGCGAGACAAGTGCAACCTTCGGAAAATAATCGTTCTCGTATCCTTTAAGTTCGCTAATATCTGAAACAACGCACATAAGATTTTCTTTTGCTGTCTCTTTGAGTACCTTTGTTTCTCTGTGTCCCTTTTCTCCCACAACTACTATTTTATACCCTTCACTTACAAGTTTCTTTATGATATTCACGGTGCGTATGACAAAAGGGCAGGTTACATCGACAATTTTTTCAAATCTCCTCTTAAGGTTTTCTATCTCTTCGTCTGTTGCACCATGCGCAGGAAGTATGACAATTTCACCTTTATCATTTGCTTCCGCAACATTTACCCCAAGAGACTTCAATCGAGCCATTTCCCTTTCGTTATGAAGGATCGAGTCAACAGTAAAAACCTGTTTCGACTCCTTTGTAAGGTCTTCTACTATACTTACCGCACGTTCAACTCCTGAACAAAAACCAACTGACTTTGATACTATGATAGTTCTTCCGCTTTTTCTATGCATTCTCTTATTAACTCCATTAAATACTCGGTTGCCCTGTCGTAATAATCCTTGTCTTTTGGGTCGAAAACTTCATAAGGCTTGAATGGTTTCCCAAAATACACTGCAAGTTTTGTGCGCTTCATATGGATGAACTTCCTTCCAAGCCCCACTATACCTGCAGGAACAATCGGCACCTTTGCAACTGTTGAAAAATACACTGCACCTTTCTTGCCTTTAAGAAGGACACCTGTCCTTGAACGGGTCCCTTCTGGAAAGAGGAGGAGCGGATATCCTTTTTGAAGGACTTCCTTTGAAAGCTTGATTGATGTTAAATCGGGCTTTTCCCTGTTAACAGGTATGCCGCCAAGATGCCTCAAGATTGGTCCTATAATCTTACTCTCAAACAATTCTTTCTTGCCGAAACTGTACATTCTTTTTGGTAAGGCGACACCAATAAGCGGTATATCAAGCCAGTGTGTATGGTTTGGCGAAACGATATATCCGCCTTCCTCTGGTATGTTCTCAGTTCCCAACACCTTAAAATTATAAAAGATTTTAAAATAGAGTTTCGCTATAATCCTTACTATTTCGTAGAACATACTCTTTCCCTTTTATAAATTCAAGAATTAGAGTAATAACCTCGTCTACAGTTAAATTTGTCGTGTCGATAACATAGGCATCCTTTGGGACAGTAAGGGGCGCAACACTCCTCCCCGAATCAATCATATCTCGTGTTTTAAGGTTCTCATAAACTTCTTCAAATGTTGTATTTATACCTTTATGGATGAGTTCCTTGAATCTCCTTGAGGCACGCTCTTCGAGGGTTGCGGTAAGAAATATCTTTAAAAATGCATCGGGCAAAACAACGCTTCCAATATCCCTTCCCACCATAACAACATTTTTAGACTCTGCAATCCTCCGTAACTCGCTCGTTATAACTTCACGAACCAGGGGATGCTCAGATACGGGAGAAACAAGTGCATCAACGCCTTTATCCCTCAACTTATCAAGGGGAATTTCTTTACCGTTAAGAAAAATTTTCCCACCTACAATATCCACATTAAAGTTTGAAACTGCTTTGTCAAATTCAGAATTTTTTAAGCCTTGTTCTATTGCAATAAATGTTGCAAGCCTGTACAAAAGGCCACTGTCGATAAATTCGTAGCCTAATCTATCTGCAAGAATTTTTCCAACGGTCGATTTACCCGAGGAAGCAACGCCGTCAATTGCAATTTTTCGAGTTTTCATAATCTTTGATCTTGTTTATCCTGCGCTCGTGCCTTCCACCCTCAAACTTTGCATTAAGAAAAGTATTTACGATTTCCTTTGCAACTTCATCACCCACAACACGACCGCCCATGCAGAGGACATTTGCGTTGTTGTGCTCTCTCGACGCATGTGCAGTATATAGATCGTTACAGAGTGCTGCACGAATACCTTTCACCTTATTTGCAGAAATACTCATGCCGATTCCTGTACCACAAACAAGAATCCCAAAGTCGAATTCTCCCCTTGAAACCGCTTCGGCAACTTTGAATGCATAATCAGGGTAATCTACGCTTTCCTCCGTATGAGTACCAAAATCTTCAACTTCAATTCCTTTTGTCTTTAAAAAGTTTTTTATGATTTCTTTAAGCCTGAACCCTGCATGATCTGAACCTATTGCTATTTTCATTTTTTACCTCCTGATTCTTTTAAAAATATGATTAACAGCACTTAATCCATAAGAAATGGCAACATCAAATATCTCGCTTCTTACAAGTTTGCCAAGCCCTACATAAATTATAAATATAACTGCACCAATACCAATACTTCTTAAAAATACCGTAACAGCATGTGCCTTAACGGGAATAAATCGCAAAGAAAGATACGCAAGAAGACCCATTAAAATCCCAACCAAAATACTCTTCATTAGTTCCAGGACTAAATGCTTAAGATAACCTGCTTCAAAGTATTTCCTGTGTCTTCCGTACATTATGTATTGAACAAGAGATGCATAGGTTACTATTGTTGTTGCAAGCGCAATACCAGGAGCGCCCATTAATTTTGCAAGAAGAATATCGAAAACAAGGTTTAAAAAGGCGCTTACCCAACTTATAAGCATTGGTGTTTTTGTATCCTTATAGGTGAAGAACGCCCTTCTGAACAAATCGGCAAGCGTAATTCCTAAAAGTCCTAAAGAATACATAGCAACATTCCATTGAGTAAGTACCGCTGAAGATTCAGTGAAGGCACCTCTTTCAAATAAAACCCTCACTATAGGGCGAGCCCACACGGTGAAATAAACAGTGAAAGGGACCATAATGAACACAAGAACATAGAACGACTTTTTAAATAGCCTCATATAATCTTCGTCGTTTTTGCTTACTGCATGAGAAGAAAGCGTTGGATAAACTGCTGTTGCAAGAGAGGCACCAATAAGTGAATAAGGTATAAGATAAACAGTTTGCGCATATGAAAGGGAGGCAATTGCACCTGACGGCAAATAGGATGCAACTGTTTTGTCAGTTATCTGATAAAGAACACTCAACCCTGATACGATCATTGCAGGTATCATAAGGTTTGTGAATTCCTTAAATCCCGCCCAGTCAATTTCCTTTATGTCATAATGCCTGAAAAACTTCCAGCGAAAATAGAGAAATGAAAATAGAAGGAAAAAGTAAACAAAACCAAACAAATTTTGTCCCCATACTCTACTGTAAATTCCGATCTTTGGTGCAAGTAAAATTAGGGTTATAGGGATTACAATGTTTGCAATGAGCCCTGTAACAGCAGGATATAGAAACTGCTTTTCTGCCTGGAATATACCCGTGAAGAAACCTGTCATAATATTAAGGTAACCAAATATAGCAAGCATTTTAACAAATGTTGAGGCGTATGTAAACCTATCGGAAGTTAAACCAAAGGCAACAATTTTTACAAAAAACGGGCTAAAAATGACAAGAAGGATTGTTATAAAGAAAAGAAGGACGCTATAGATGAAGAAAAGTTGGCTTACAAAAGTCTTTCCCTTTTCCAAGCCCTGTTGTTCTTTTTTTTCTGTATACATCCTTACGATAATGGTTTGCATGCCTGCTGCAAAAAGCCCCAAAATCATATTAGGAATAATGAGTGCAACCTCGAAAGCATCCACCTGGGGAGATGTGCCAAAATATTTGGCAGTAAGCATATCCCTTATGTAGCCAACAATTTTACTCAGAAAAGCAACTATTGAGGTGATAATTGCTGCTTCGGTTATTGTCTGGCTTCGAAGAATCCTTTTCCTATCCATTTGAAATAAGGCTCTCCACTATCTTAAATACGGTCTCTAATCTATTTTCCCAGGAGTATTCTTTTGCATCAAGCGTCCTTTTAACCCTTTTTTCGATAGTATCATCATCTATTGCGCGCTTTAGTTCCTTAACGAAATCTTCCTTTGCCTCCGCTACATACACAGGCAATTGAGAAACATTCCCTACAGGAGTTGACACAACTGGGACGCCGGAAGCAAGATACTCATAAGCCTTAAGAGGGTCAATCTTCCTGGTTAAGTCGTTTACCTTAAAGGGAATTATTGCTGCTTTCGACTGCCACAAAATCGGTGCAAACTGCTCCTGGGTGAGTTTACCAAGAAATTTAACATTTTCTTTTGATAATAACTCTGAGATATCAACAGATGCAAAACCAATGAGTAGAATTTCGTAATCTTTAAAAGAATCGGCTATGTATTTTACAAGGTCAATATCAAACCAGTTTGCGATTGCTCCAACATATACAATCTGGTTTTTAATATTTAGGCTTTCTTTGTTATTAAGCCAGTTTGAAAAAAGCGCATAATCTACACCATTTGGTATTTGGACTGGTTCCTTTCCGAATTTCTTGAGTTTATCTTTGAGGAACTCGTTTCCCGTTGTTATTACAACATCCGATACCTCGACTGTTTTCTTTTCAAGTGCATTAACAAAAGATGGGTTTATAAGCCCTCCAAAACTTGCGTGATCATCGACACAATCATAGATGATTTTTGATTTAAATTTGGTAAGAGCATCCGGGAAAAAGGGGATATATGTAAAAATAAGTGCAGGGTCGAAAGATATTTCCTTAAGGGCAGAAGCAATTTTACTGTAGTATATTTGAGAGTCAATCTTATTGAAAGGAAGGTATTTTTTAAAAAACGGGAGTATTGGAAAACTTCTTAAAACATAAAAATTCGGAAAAACTTCTTTAAGCCCATAACTTTCGACTTTAAAGCCTTTTTTGAGATAGCCAAGGTAAGTGTGAGGTGAGTCCACATAAACGACTCTAAAACCTTTTTCAGAAAGGTACTTAGAGAAACGTGTTTTTCTTGAAGGAAAATCGCCGTATCTATTGGAAGAAAGAAAAAGGATGTCTTTACTCATCCAGCACCTCAGAAAGTGCCGAAATCACCCAGAAATTGAGCGTAATTCCCCACACATCAAAAAGGTTCTCAACAAAAATGTGGATTAAGATAGAAAGCATTGATGCCCCCAGAAACAGGAATATGAGTTTCTTTTTCGTAAAGAACTTGTATACATAATTTGCAAAGCCGTATGATACAAAAAGAATAAAAGAAATTATGCCTAAGAATCCTGTTTCAGCAAAAACATTTATGTAGACACTATCCATTGATGTATAAGCAAAGTAGCCATATTTTTGCCCTGCAGAACTTCCAAAAGTACCAAGACCACTTCCAAAAAGTG
This DNA window, taken from Caldisericum sp., encodes the following:
- the ispH gene encoding 4-hydroxy-3-methylbut-2-enyl diphosphate reductase, whose protein sequence is MHRKSGRTIIVSKSVGFCSGVERAVSIVEDLTKESKQVFTVDSILHNEREMARLKSLGVNVAEANDKGEIVILPAHGATDEEIENLKRRFEKIVDVTCPFVIRTVNIIKKLVSEGYKIVVVGEKGHRETKVLKETAKENLMCVVSDISELKGYENDYFPKVALVSQSTVSRSLALDTAKFFLEHSFEFRFFDTICPETVKRQEEAYEIARSVDCVIVVGGRHSANTNRLYEIARKVNPNTFFVEDVQELKKYDLTGFNKIGIVSGTSTPEYIIKEIVDYLTNLG
- a CDS encoding glycosyltransferase; translated protein: MSKDILFLSSNRYGDFPSRKTRFSKYLSEKGFRVVYVDSPHTYLGYLKKGFKVESYGLKEVFPNFYVLRSFPILPFFKKYLPFNKIDSQIYYSKIASALKEISFDPALIFTYIPFFPDALTKFKSKIIYDCVDDHASFGGLINPSFVNALEKKTVEVSDVVITTGNEFLKDKLKKFGKEPVQIPNGVDYALFSNWLNNKESLNIKNQIVYVGAIANWFDIDLVKYIADSFKDYEILLIGFASVDISELLSKENVKFLGKLTQEQFAPILWQSKAAIIPFKVNDLTRKIDPLKAYEYLASGVPVVSTPVGNVSQLPVYVAEAKEDFVKELKRAIDDDTIEKRVKRTLDAKEYSWENRLETVFKIVESLISNG
- the rpiB gene encoding ribose 5-phosphate isomerase B, with translation MKIAIGSDHAGFRLKEIIKNFLKTKGIEVEDFGTHTEESVDYPDYAFKVAEAVSRGEFDFGILVCGTGIGMSISANKVKGIRAALCNDLYTAHASREHNNANVLCMGGRVVGDEVAKEIVNTFLNAKFEGGRHERRINKIKDYENSKNCN
- the murJ gene encoding murein biosynthesis integral membrane protein MurJ, translating into MDRKRILRSQTITEAAIITSIVAFLSKIVGYIRDMLTAKYFGTSPQVDAFEVALIIPNMILGLFAAGMQTIIVRMYTEKKEQQGLEKGKTFVSQLFFIYSVLLFFITILLVIFSPFFVKIVAFGLTSDRFTYASTFVKMLAIFGYLNIMTGFFTGIFQAEKQFLYPAVTGLIANIVIPITLILLAPKIGIYSRVWGQNLFGFVYFFLLFSFLYFRWKFFRHYDIKEIDWAGFKEFTNLMIPAMIVSGLSVLYQITDKTVASYLPSGAIASLSYAQTVYLIPYSLIGASLATAVYPTLSSHAVSKNDEDYMRLFKKSFYVLVFIMVPFTVYFTVWARPIVRVLFERGAFTESSAVLTQWNVAMYSLGLLGITLADLFRRAFFTYKDTKTPMLISWVSAFLNLVFDILLAKLMGAPGIALATTIVTYASLVQYIMYGRHRKYFEAGYLKHLVLELMKSILVGILMGLLAYLSLRFIPVKAHAVTVFLRSIGIGAVIFIIYVGLGKLVRSEIFDVAISYGLSAVNHIFKRIRR
- a CDS encoding (d)CMP kinase — protein: MKTRKIAIDGVASSGKSTVGKILADRLGYEFIDSGLLYRLATFIAIEQGLKNSEFDKAVSNFNVDIVGGKIFLNGKEIPLDKLRDKGVDALVSPVSEHPLVREVITSELRRIAESKNVVMVGRDIGSVVLPDAFLKIFLTATLEERASRRFKELIHKGINTTFEEVYENLKTRDMIDSGRSVAPLTVPKDAYVIDTTNLTVDEVITLILEFIKGKEYVLRNSKDYSETLF
- a CDS encoding 1-acyl-sn-glycerol-3-phosphate acyltransferase; translation: MFYEIVRIIAKLYFKIFYNFKVLGTENIPEEGGYIVSPNHTHWLDIPLIGVALPKRMYSFGKKELFESKIIGPILRHLGGIPVNREKPDLTSIKLSKEVLQKGYPLLLFPEGTRSRTGVLLKGKKGAVYFSTVAKVPIVPAGIVGLGRKFIHMKRTKLAVYFGKPFKPYEVFDPKDKDYYDRATEYLMELIRECIEKAEELS